The genomic segment CCGCGCCTGCACGGCGCCGCGCAGCGTCGCGGCCCCCGGCGCCGGATCGGCGCGCAGCGCGTCGAGCAGCTCGCAGACCAGGTCGCCCAGCGGCGCGGCGGCCGACGTGCCGCGCAGACGCGTGGCGAGCGGCGCCAGCGCCGGCAGGCCCGCCGCCTGGACGGCGTCGGCGACGTCGGCGGCGAACACGGCGCGCTCGGCGTCGAAGTGCTCGATCTCGACCGCCAGGTGCCGCGACCCGCTGTAGGCCGACAGCAGGCTGGCGCGCCCGAACGCGTTGCCGGGCTCCTCGCTGCGGGCCGCGTCGCGCGCGGCGGCGCCGATCGCGGTGACGACCTCGGCCGGCGTCAGCGGGTTGAGCATCAGCCGGCGGACGGGTTGCGCCGGCGCCGGTCGAACGGCGGCTCGGGGAACGGCGGCGTGCCGTCGGGCAGGTCGCGGCTGACGGTCAGCGGAAACGCGGGCGGGCGCTTCTCGATGAACGACTGCGCGCCCTCGGCCGCGTCGGCGGACGCCGCGCGCTCCTCGATGTAGATCGACTCGGCGCGGTGGGCGTCCATGGGGTGGGTGGCTCCGGCCATCTGCCACAGGAGCTGGCGGTTGAGCGCGACGGAGACCGGCGCGGTGTGCTCCACCATCCTGCGGGCGGTCTCGTAGGCGGCCGGGAGCAGGTCGTCGGCGGGCAGCACCTCGCGCACGAGCCCGGCGGCCAGCGCCTCGTCGGCGCCGAACACCCGGCCGCTGATCGCCCACTCCAGGGCCGTGCTCATGCCGACGGCGCGGGTCAAGAACCAGCTCGACGCCGCATCCATGCAGATGCCCCGGCGGCTGAAGACGTAGCCGAACTTCGCGTGCTCGGAGGCCAGGCGGACGTCCATCGGGAGCGGAAACGTCGCGCCGAAGCCGACCCCGGCCCCGTTGATCGCGCCGACGATCGGCTTCAGGCAGCGGAACATGCGCAGGCAGATGAGGCCGCCGCTGTCGCGCGGGATGTCGCCGGGGCGCAGCTCCTCCGTGCCGCGCTCGACGGCCCGGTCGCGCACGTCGAAGCCGTTGGTCAGGTCGTAGCCGGCGCAGAACGCGCGGCCGCGCCCGGTGACGACCACCGCGCGGACGTCGTCGTCGGCGTCGACGAGGTCCCAGACGAGCAGCAGCTCGCGCTCCATCGCCGCGTCGAGCGCGTTGAGCTGGTCGGGGCGGTTCATCGCGATCGTCGCGATGCCGTCCTGCACCTCGTAGGTGATCGCGTCGTAGCTCATCGGCTTGGGGGTGAAGGTCATCGGGTCGCCTCCGCGAGCTCGGTGAGGTGGGCGATGTCGTTGAAGGTCCGCAGCGCCCAGCGGCCGCTGTCGAGGCGCAGCAGGCGGGTGATCGAGGCGTTCTCGGCGTACAGGAATGCGAAGGCCAGGCTGTCGGTCGCCTGCCGGCAGGCCTCGGCGATCACGCCGCCGTGCAGGACGGCGACCCCGGTGCCGTCGGGGCCCACGGCATCGGCCATCCGCGCCATGCCGGCGGTGATCCGCGCCGAGAAGGCGTCCATGTCCTCTGCGTCGGGGATCACGTCCCACCGGCCCGTGGCCAGGATCTCTGCCGAGACCGGGTCGTCGCCCATCCGCGAGCTGAGCTGGCCCTCCCACTCGCCGAGGTGGACCTCGCGCAGCTCCTCGATCACGACGGGCGCCAGGTCCAGGACGCGGGCCAGCGGCTCGGCGGTCTGCGCCGTGCGCCGCAGCGGTGTGATGAACAGCCGGCGCGCGTCGGTGCCACGCAGGCGCTGCGCCACGGCGTCGGCCTGCACATGACCGCGGTCGGACAGCGGCGGGTCAGAGTGGCCGTCGACGAGGCCCAGCGTGTGGCCGTCGGCGATCCCCGCCGACGAGCCGTGGCGCACGCAGACGATCTCGGTGGCTCCCGCGGGGAGCGTGAAGGGTCGCTGGAAGTCGCGCGGCATCGCCGCCGCCGACTGTAGGTGGGGACGGGGTCGATCGCGTCCTGGCGAAAGCGCCAGTTCTCGACCGCGGGACCGGCTGGTTGGATGCCGGGAGGTGTCCGTGACCCCTGCCATGCGCGCGCTGACGACGCTGCCTGCGGTGCTCGACGCGGCGGCCGAGCGCGACGGCGACCGGATCGTCCTGCACGCCGACGGGCGCGACGTCGGCACGGCGGAGCTGCACGCGGGCTCCCTGCACGTCGCGGGGGCGCTGCGCGCCTGGGGCATCCGCCCGGGCGACCGTGCCGCGATCATGATGGCCAACGTCCCGGAGTTCATCTCCGTGTGGTTCGGCATCTCGCGGGCGGGCGTCATCGAGGTCCCCGTCCACTGCGCCTACCGCGGCCCGCTGCTGGAGCACATCCTCTCGGAGTCCGGCGTGCGGATCCTGTTCTGCGACGCCGAGTTCGTCGACCGCCTCGGGCCGCTGAGCCTGCCTGGCCTCGAGCACATCGTGGTGCGCGGGGAGTCCGACACGTCCGCCGTCCCGGCGCAGGCGGCGGTGCACCCGCTGGCCGAGGCGCTCAGCGCCGACCCGGACCCCGATCCGCCGGTGGTCTCGCCCGGCGATGTCTCCTGCGTGCTCTACACGTCGGGCACCACGGGCCCGGCCAAGGGCGTGGTGCTGCCGCACACGGCCAACCTGCGGCTGGCGACGGCCAACATCGAGCTCATGCGCTACTCGGCGCAGGACGTCCTCTACACCGCGTTCCCGCTCTTCCACGTCAACGCCAAGTTCACGTCGGTCTGCTCGACGCTGCTCATC from the Baekduia soli genome contains:
- a CDS encoding enoyl-CoA hydratase-related protein; translation: MTFTPKPMSYDAITYEVQDGIATIAMNRPDQLNALDAAMERELLLVWDLVDADDDVRAVVVTGRGRAFCAGYDLTNGFDVRDRAVERGTEELRPGDIPRDSGGLICLRMFRCLKPIVGAINGAGVGFGATFPLPMDVRLASEHAKFGYVFSRRGICMDAASSWFLTRAVGMSTALEWAISGRVFGADEALAAGLVREVLPADDLLPAAYETARRMVEHTAPVSVALNRQLLWQMAGATHPMDAHRAESIYIEERAASADAAEGAQSFIEKRPPAFPLTVSRDLPDGTPPFPEPPFDRRRRNPSAG
- a CDS encoding histidine phosphatase family protein; translation: MPRDFQRPFTLPAGATEIVCVRHGSSAGIADGHTLGLVDGHSDPPLSDRGHVQADAVAQRLRGTDARRLFITPLRRTAQTAEPLARVLDLAPVVIEELREVHLGEWEGQLSSRMGDDPVSAEILATGRWDVIPDAEDMDAFSARITAGMARMADAVGPDGTGVAVLHGGVIAEACRQATDSLAFAFLYAENASITRLLRLDSGRWALRTFNDIAHLTELAEATR